One Saccharopolyspora erythraea NRRL 2338 genomic region harbors:
- a CDS encoding ABC transporter ATP-binding protein yields the protein MGLDVRDLSVRYGPVTAVSEVDVELADGEVLALLGPSGCGKSTLLRAVAGLERPSAGSVHWDGTDLARVPVHRRGFGMVFQDGQLFPHRDVAGNVEFGLRMRSVSRARRAARVAELLELVGLAGYERRRVTELSGGEAQRVALARALAADPRLLLLDEPLSALDRMLREQLAVDLAALLARDDATAIVVTHDHDEAFTLADRVAVMARGRILQLDTPARLWQRPAGDEVAEFLGCTTLLPAQVRDGVATCALGAVAVAEPDGEARLGLRAAGVRAERLGVGAGAAAGGVGADGGGGVDAGGVGGGAAGGADGGGAASPSLGNGDGGHPVAVRVRQRTGSVTSTDAVVGTVRERVHRHDHVRLTVTVPEAPEAGRVEAVAGTADAPGVGEAVRLTIDPDGIAVVGP from the coding sequence ATGGGGCTGGACGTCCGTGATCTGTCCGTCCGCTACGGTCCGGTGACCGCGGTGTCCGAAGTGGACGTGGAGCTGGCCGACGGCGAGGTGCTGGCGCTGCTCGGACCTTCGGGCTGCGGCAAGTCGACCCTGCTGCGCGCCGTCGCCGGACTGGAACGTCCGTCGGCGGGAAGCGTGCACTGGGACGGCACCGACCTCGCGCGGGTGCCGGTGCACCGCCGCGGCTTCGGCATGGTGTTCCAGGACGGGCAGCTGTTCCCGCACCGCGACGTCGCGGGCAACGTCGAGTTCGGCCTGCGCATGCGCTCGGTGAGCCGCGCGCGGCGCGCCGCGCGGGTGGCGGAACTGCTCGAGCTCGTCGGCCTCGCGGGCTACGAGCGGCGCCGGGTGACCGAGCTGTCCGGCGGTGAGGCGCAGCGCGTGGCGCTGGCCCGCGCCCTCGCCGCCGACCCGCGGCTGCTGCTGCTCGACGAACCCCTGTCGGCCCTCGACCGCATGCTGCGCGAACAGCTCGCCGTCGACCTCGCCGCGCTGCTCGCCCGCGACGACGCCACCGCCATCGTCGTCACCCACGACCACGACGAGGCGTTCACCCTGGCCGACCGGGTGGCCGTCATGGCGCGGGGGCGGATCCTGCAGCTCGACACCCCGGCCCGCCTCTGGCAGCGCCCCGCAGGCGACGAAGTCGCCGAGTTCCTGGGCTGCACGACGCTGCTGCCGGCGCAGGTCCGCGACGGAGTCGCGACCTGCGCCCTCGGCGCCGTCGCCGTGGCGGAGCCCGACGGCGAGGCGCGCCTCGGCCTGCGCGCCGCAGGCGTGCGGGCCGAGCGGCTCGGCGTCGGCGCGGGCGCCGCCGCCGGGGGCGTCGGCGCGGATGGCGGCGGCGGCGTGGACGCCGGGGGCGTCGGGGGCGGCGCCGCGGGAGGCGCGGATGGCGGCGGCGCTGCATCGCCGAGCCTGGGGAACGGCGATGGTGGTCACCCCGTCGCCGTTCGGGTGCGGCAGCGCACCGGGTCCGTGACCTCGACGGATGCGGTGGTCGGCACCGTGCGGGAGCGCGTGCACCGCCACGACCACGTGCGCCTGACCGTCACGGTGCCGGAGGCACCGGAGGCCGGCCGTGTGGAGGCCGTCGCCGGAACGGCCGACGCGCCGGGCGTCGGCGAAGCCGTACGGTTGACCATCGACCCCGACGGCATCGCCGTAGTGGGGCCGTAG
- a CDS encoding DUF3558 family protein, with protein MRLRTVILTSTFLSSVSAAGLVVAALTLSACGAAPAKAPSGDTGSGTTNSSQANALGDLDPCTTLSSGEAAQLGAEGPGTRRDVAGSQGCRWDTPEGLLAVSLHPDRALDKLNVSGEQVEDTSLNGRKAKLVRPNEQDGSCELLVEVTASTSAGISGTTDDMNNETACQLAQKAAPFVEAKLPR; from the coding sequence ATGAGATTGAGGACTGTCATCTTGACCAGTACGTTCTTGAGCTCCGTGTCCGCCGCCGGCTTGGTGGTCGCAGCATTGACGCTGTCGGCATGCGGGGCAGCCCCAGCGAAGGCGCCCTCCGGAGATACGGGATCTGGTACCACCAACTCGTCCCAGGCGAACGCTCTCGGAGACTTGGATCCCTGCACAACGCTGAGCAGCGGTGAGGCAGCTCAACTCGGAGCCGAGGGGCCTGGAACGCGCAGGGATGTCGCGGGTAGCCAAGGATGCCGTTGGGACACCCCCGAGGGACTGCTGGCGGTGAGCCTGCACCCCGACCGTGCCCTCGACAAGCTCAACGTGTCGGGGGAGCAGGTCGAGGACACGTCGCTGAACGGCCGGAAGGCCAAGCTGGTGCGGCCGAACGAGCAGGACGGCAGTTGTGAACTCCTCGTCGAGGTGACGGCGTCGACCTCCGCCGGTATCAGCGGAACGACCGACGACATGAACAACGAGACGGCTTGCCAGTTGGCGCAGAAGGCGGCGCCGTTCGTGGAAGCGAAGCTTCCCCGGTAG
- a CDS encoding ESX secretion-associated protein EspG, producing MVDSFTLSLEAADILGEDLRVNLRRFPFEVPHFGTTLDQRAGIRREVWAELSSRGLADHGRPEPDVETAVKLVDRSDMSIAITSYEVGSEEVFRGCVAVSGRTGVLARQEPRGVRFEYIDVRGLARICAQLLPAHPEGHLEAATVSAGTPEPANHRADAEEQSWLGAVQASAAGRSGSELRKAQAIMALPLLRVGYFVVSGHDGAGRRMRLPAIGWRDTEDGRYSVTTRRNQAGERWNTFAAADIPKMVRYLDEQLAQLAG from the coding sequence ATGGTCGATTCGTTCACGTTGTCGCTGGAGGCGGCCGACATCCTGGGCGAAGACCTGCGAGTCAACTTGCGGCGGTTCCCGTTCGAGGTCCCCCATTTCGGCACGACACTCGATCAACGCGCGGGGATCCGCCGGGAGGTCTGGGCCGAACTGAGCAGTCGCGGACTGGCCGACCACGGCCGTCCGGAACCCGATGTGGAGACGGCGGTGAAGCTCGTCGACCGCTCGGACATGTCGATCGCGATCACCTCCTACGAAGTCGGGTCCGAGGAGGTGTTCCGCGGCTGCGTGGCGGTTTCCGGTCGCACGGGCGTGCTCGCGCGGCAGGAACCGCGGGGCGTGCGGTTCGAGTACATCGACGTGCGCGGCCTGGCCCGGATCTGCGCGCAGTTGCTGCCCGCCCATCCCGAGGGACACCTCGAGGCGGCCACCGTGTCGGCCGGGACACCGGAACCGGCGAACCACCGTGCCGACGCCGAGGAGCAGTCCTGGCTCGGCGCGGTGCAGGCCTCGGCCGCGGGGCGCAGCGGGAGCGAGCTGCGCAAGGCGCAGGCGATCATGGCCCTGCCGCTGCTGCGGGTCGGCTACTTCGTCGTCAGCGGCCACGACGGCGCGGGCCGGCGGATGCGGCTGCCCGCGATCGGCTGGCGCGACACCGAGGACGGCCGCTACAGCGTGACGACCCGGCGCAACCAGGCCGGCGAGCGGTGGAACACCTTCGCCGCCGCCGACATCCCGAAGATGGTCCGCTACCTCGACGAGCAGCTCGCTCAGCTCGCGGGCTGA
- a CDS encoding GNAT family N-acetyltransferase, whose protein sequence is MDFELDDSLDRVDRDVLWDFLSSQAYWSRWRSRDDLERQLAGAWRVVGAYERPGGRMVGFARAFSDGVASAYLADVFTVPEARGHGVGKALVRTVIDEGPGREFRWMLHTDDAHGLYRGFGFAEADQTYMERRPSGSRAQPTAGGVEG, encoded by the coding sequence ATGGACTTCGAGTTGGACGACTCCCTCGACCGCGTCGACCGGGACGTCCTGTGGGACTTCCTGTCCAGCCAGGCGTACTGGAGCCGCTGGCGCTCCCGCGATGACCTGGAGCGCCAGCTCGCCGGCGCGTGGCGCGTCGTCGGCGCCTACGAGCGGCCCGGCGGCCGGATGGTCGGCTTCGCCCGGGCCTTCTCCGACGGTGTGGCGAGCGCGTACCTGGCCGACGTGTTCACCGTCCCGGAGGCCCGCGGCCACGGCGTCGGCAAGGCGCTGGTGCGGACGGTGATCGACGAGGGTCCGGGACGCGAGTTCCGCTGGATGCTGCACACCGACGACGCGCACGGCCTGTACCGCGGTTTCGGCTTCGCCGAAGCCGACCAGACCTACATGGAGCGCCGGCCGTCCGGCAGCCGTGCTCAGCCCACGGCCGGCGGTGTTGAGGGCTAG
- a CDS encoding serine hydrolase domain-containing protein translates to MAVAHGRCDEGFDRVAAEFAAVLDADGGAGSAFAVFRDGRPVVELHGGHRDPGGEQAMTADTLMPVFSGTKGVVSTAIALLVERAAIDPDARVAEYWPEFAAAGKQEVLVRQVLSHAAGLPYHEQRVSLEQCLDNRGMAALLAQQSPLWPVGERVAYHALTFGWLAAELVRRTDGREIGHFVREEITAALGVDVWLGLPSSQWRRTGRCWRSPDYRVANRLDTPESRAHTERVYGNPPSLVGDGTPWNTERWWTGGVPGGGAMATAGGMAGVYAALVSGGLVSPSTLDRAHREESRGEDPGTGRPLCFGLGFEVQDPLGTYGPEPVAFGHSGAGGSVHGCWPHRGVAFSYVPCMMRPEEDDGRAQRLLTALHSCLG, encoded by the coding sequence ATGGCGGTGGCGCACGGGCGCTGCGACGAGGGGTTCGACCGCGTCGCGGCGGAGTTCGCGGCGGTCCTCGACGCCGACGGCGGCGCGGGCAGCGCCTTCGCGGTGTTCCGCGACGGTCGTCCGGTCGTGGAACTGCACGGCGGGCACCGCGACCCCGGCGGCGAGCAGGCGATGACGGCGGACACGCTGATGCCGGTCTTCTCCGGCACGAAAGGCGTCGTGTCGACCGCGATCGCGCTGCTCGTCGAGCGCGCGGCGATCGACCCGGATGCCCGGGTCGCCGAGTACTGGCCGGAGTTCGCGGCGGCGGGCAAGCAGGAAGTGCTGGTGCGGCAGGTGCTTTCGCATGCCGCCGGGCTGCCGTACCACGAGCAGCGGGTCAGTTTGGAGCAGTGCCTGGACAACCGGGGCATGGCCGCATTGCTCGCGCAGCAGAGTCCACTGTGGCCTGTCGGCGAACGGGTCGCGTACCACGCCCTCACCTTCGGCTGGCTGGCAGCCGAGCTCGTGCGCCGCACCGACGGCCGCGAGATCGGGCACTTCGTACGCGAGGAGATCACCGCCGCGCTCGGCGTCGACGTGTGGCTCGGCCTGCCGTCGTCCCAGTGGCGCCGCACCGGGCGGTGCTGGCGCTCCCCCGACTACCGGGTCGCGAACCGCCTGGACACCCCGGAAAGCCGCGCCCACACCGAAAGGGTCTACGGCAACCCGCCGTCGCTGGTGGGCGACGGCACGCCGTGGAACACCGAACGGTGGTGGACCGGCGGGGTGCCCGGCGGCGGAGCGATGGCCACCGCCGGAGGCATGGCGGGCGTGTACGCGGCGCTGGTGAGCGGCGGCCTCGTCAGCCCGTCGACGCTGGACCGCGCGCACCGGGAGGAGAGCCGCGGCGAGGACCCCGGCACGGGTCGCCCACTGTGCTTCGGCCTCGGCTTCGAGGTGCAGGACCCGCTGGGCACCTACGGCCCGGAACCGGTCGCCTTCGGCCACAGCGGTGCCGGCGGCTCCGTCCACGGCTGCTGGCCGCACCGCGGCGTCGCCTTCTCCTACGTGCCGTGCATGATGCGCCCGGAGGAGGACGACGGCCGAGCCCAACGCCTGCTCACCGCCCTGCACAGCTGCCTGGGCTGA
- a CDS encoding ABC transporter ATP-binding protein, translating to MTTALNAAGVEVRGVPSEAAIVADIDLTLAPGEILGLIGESGSGKTTLGLAMLRYCKRGTRIAGGRIKIGGTDLVGLSPAEAAAMRGRRVAYIPQSPASALNPALRLLTQLSECVHDVSGPQARERIRQVLAEVALPGDDEFLRRYPHQLSGGQQQRIAIAMAFVGRPEVVVLDEPTTGLDVTTQKRVLTTIREMCERHGTAGVYISHDMAVVAELADRIAVMYSGRIVETGPTGQVLAHPRHHYTAGLVLAVPDLDGSRAMQAIDGHAPSPLDRPDGCAFAPRCAAATTGCRDEVPELVEVSAEHLIRCLNPRSEQLEATPRDPDPAAGEAKPVLEVEGVGAWYTKTPVLRDVTLSVPAGSCLALLGESGSGKTTLSRCLAGLHPKHRGSVRLHGTELARSSAKRTREQRRQVQYVFQNPYESLNPRRRVRDLVAQPISVLGDGSPESAGDRVIEALELAALRPDIAERYPDQLSGGERQRVAIARALVTRPEVLICDEITSALDVSVQSAIVDLLRGLQEKMGLSLVFVTHNIALVRNIAQQVAVLQDGRIVEQAPVEELFSDAQHEYTRSLLADAPNFQVEGAL from the coding sequence AGACCACCCTCGGGCTGGCGATGCTGCGCTACTGCAAGCGCGGCACGCGCATCGCCGGTGGGCGCATCAAAATCGGCGGCACCGACCTGGTGGGGCTGTCTCCCGCGGAGGCCGCGGCGATGCGCGGCAGGCGGGTCGCCTACATCCCGCAGTCCCCGGCTTCGGCGCTGAACCCGGCGCTGCGGCTGCTGACGCAGCTCTCCGAATGCGTGCACGACGTGTCGGGACCGCAGGCGCGCGAGCGCATCCGCCAGGTGCTGGCAGAGGTCGCGCTGCCCGGCGACGACGAGTTCCTGCGCCGCTACCCGCACCAGCTCTCGGGCGGGCAGCAGCAGAGGATCGCGATCGCGATGGCCTTCGTCGGCCGCCCGGAGGTCGTGGTGCTCGACGAGCCGACCACTGGGCTCGACGTCACCACGCAGAAGCGGGTGCTGACCACCATCCGCGAGATGTGCGAACGGCACGGCACCGCGGGCGTCTACATCTCGCACGACATGGCCGTCGTCGCCGAGCTGGCCGACCGCATCGCGGTGATGTACTCGGGACGCATCGTCGAGACCGGGCCGACCGGGCAGGTGCTCGCGCACCCGCGCCACCACTACACCGCCGGGCTGGTGCTGGCCGTGCCGGACCTGGACGGCTCCCGCGCGATGCAGGCCATCGACGGCCACGCGCCGTCGCCGCTGGACCGGCCCGACGGATGTGCCTTCGCGCCGCGGTGCGCGGCGGCCACCACCGGATGCCGCGACGAGGTGCCGGAGCTGGTGGAGGTGTCGGCGGAGCACCTGATCCGCTGCCTGAACCCGCGTTCCGAGCAGTTGGAGGCGACGCCGCGCGACCCGGATCCGGCAGCCGGGGAAGCGAAACCGGTGCTGGAAGTCGAGGGAGTCGGTGCCTGGTACACGAAAACGCCCGTGCTGCGGGACGTGACGCTGTCGGTGCCCGCCGGGTCGTGCCTGGCGCTGCTCGGCGAGTCCGGCAGCGGCAAGACGACGCTGTCGCGCTGCCTGGCCGGGCTGCACCCGAAGCACCGGGGGTCGGTGCGCCTGCACGGGACGGAACTCGCGCGCAGCAGCGCCAAACGCACCCGCGAGCAACGGCGCCAGGTGCAGTACGTGTTCCAGAACCCGTACGAGTCGCTGAACCCCCGGCGGCGGGTGCGCGACCTGGTGGCGCAGCCGATCTCGGTGCTGGGCGACGGTTCCCCGGAAAGCGCCGGCGACCGCGTCATCGAGGCGCTGGAGCTGGCGGCGCTGCGGCCCGACATCGCCGAGCGCTACCCAGACCAGCTCAGCGGCGGCGAGCGGCAGCGCGTCGCGATCGCGCGGGCGCTGGTCACCAGGCCCGAGGTGCTGATCTGCGACGAGATCACCTCCGCGCTGGACGTCTCGGTGCAGTCGGCGATCGTGGACCTGCTGCGCGGACTCCAGGAGAAGATGGGGCTGTCGCTGGTCTTCGTCACGCACAACATCGCACTGGTGCGCAACATCGCCCAGCAGGTCGCGGTGCTGCAGGACGGCCGGATCGTCGAGCAGGCACCGGTGGAGGAGCTGTTCTCCGACGCGCAGCACGAGTACACGCGCTCGCTGCTGGCCGACGCGCCGAACTTCCAGGTCGAAGGGGCGCTCTGA